The Candidatus Thermoplasmatota archaeon region GACTCGGGCGTACGTCTCGGCGATTTCATCGTCGTATTCCCTGAGCGAGGAATCGAGCTTCAGCACGAGTACGTCTCCGATGAGCTCCCACCTTCGCGGTAGCTTCTCCTTGGCGAGGGCGGGCAGGTCCAGACCGTTCGCGATGACATGGAACGGTATCTCTTGTTCCTTGATGAGCGGAAAGGAGGGCATCTCCACGATCTCGCCCTCGATGCCGGGGAGCTCGAAGTCATCTCGCAGAAGGGGGATCATCACCGCACCGTCCCGCTCGACTATCCTCATTGTACTGTCGACCGCTCCGCAATCCCGAAGAGCCAACCTAGCCTCCTCGGCCGCCTCTTTAGCCACGCGAAGCACACGCACGGACAGGAATCGGGCTCCCGTGATATAGGGTTGCTGTTGGAGCGCCCCGCGAACCTAGCCGAACAGTTCTATGGCACCGAACACGCCAACGAGAATGATCTGCATGGCAATCGCCGCGAGTATCAGACCCATTATCCTCGAGAACGCGAGGGCGCCTATGCGCCCCATTCTCTTCGTGATCCTGTCACTGTACAGGAGGAGGAAATAGGAGGCCGCCATAGTTCCCAATATCGCCGCCACTATCACCACGGCCTTGACAAGGTCCAGGGTCGGCGACGAGGCCTCTGCCATGAAGACCATCACGGTCGTTATCGACCCAGGTCCCGCGAACATCGGGACCCCCAACGGGACCGCCCCGACGACTTCCTGCTCCATAGCCTCGGACCTGTCCCTGTCAGTGAGCTTCGTACCAGGCCTCCCTCCCCAGAGCATGACGAAAGCGATCGAGAAAAGGAGAATCCCGCCAGCGATCCTGAAGGCAGGTATGGACGTGTGGAAGATCATGAATATGTAGTTGCCCAGGAGCGCGAAGACGAGGAGCGTCACAGAGGCGACCAGTATGACCTTGTTGATCACCTTCCTCCTGAGCTCCGGGGTGTACCCCTCCGTGAGCGCGACGAAGAACGTGAGATTGCCCACTGGGTTGACTATGGCGAATATCGCTGCGAAGGCCGAGAGGGCGAAGTCTACCATTGCGGAGGACTCACTTCCACTCACCTATTTAAGCGTGACACAGGCGAGCGCCCTTTCACAAACTATTTGTGCAAAGAAATATTATCGAGTTCAGATGCGCCTCCAGGCTGTCGTGCTTTTGCTCTCGCTTATGCTTCTACTCCCATACGTGGCGGCCGCCGATGACCCGACGCGCGTCGATCGTGTGAACAAGCTCCTGTCCAACTTCAGCACGCCCCAGCTCGCTCCCGGTGAATCGGGCACGTTCAGCTTCGATGTCGTCAACACCAACGAGAACAACATGACCAACATCTCGCTGACGATGAGCATCTACATGTTCGCGACGGCGGAGGAGACGAAGGACGTGGACGACAACTGGAGCACGCCACTCATAAGGAACAATCAGGAGCAGGCGTTCACCTTCCCGACGTTTGGCGTGAACGGCACCCTGGTGGAGAACAACACCAGGACGGTCAGCGTGGAGATCGTCACGTCCGTGCACACGGTCCGCGGTGGGGTCTTCGACCAGGGGACCTACTTCGTGCGGTTCCGGATGGAGTTCGACTACGACAACGAGAGCTACCTGATGGCATCCAGGGGCTACTTCACGGACCAGATGTGGGAGGACGCAACGAACGACACGAACGTGGCCAACTGCGACCCCGCCGACAGGAAGGGGGACATCTGCCTCACCTACCTGGGCGTGGACGGGATCATCCCCGACTCGAGCTTCGGCGTCAAGGAGCCCATGCCCATGTGGCCATTCTACACGTTCGTCGTCCTGGCGGCGTTCTTCCTCTTCCTGGCGCTGATGTTCCACCTGGAGGAGAACCCCGGCACTTGGCCCTGGATGGAGCGGAAGTGGAGGCGCTTCCGCGGGCTATGGAGGCAGACGTTCCAGAAACCGAAAAGACCGAAGAAGTGAAAGCTTTATAGCCACGCCTACATAATACCCAGCCGATGAAAGAAGAGGGCACGGGGTTCCCGCGCGGCGTCGCCGTCGCATTCTACGCCTTTCTGTTAATCCTGGGGATATTCTTCTACCTCGCTTGGGGCATAATCTTCGGAAGCTGGGACGTCACCCGCCCCGAGAACGTGGGCGTCTACGCCCTCACGGTCATCCTCGTGGGGTTCGGCATAGTCGGCCTCCTGCTCTACTCCAGGCGCTAGTATGTCCTGGCCACGTACGCCGCTGTTTTCGCCGGTTTCCCGCACACGATGCAGTCGCCCTCGAACTCCTCGCCGTCGTAGAGCGTGCCGAGAACGGACATGCCCGTGACGTCCTCGATCTCGTGCCCGCAGGACTCCTCCCCGCACCAACCCATGCGGTTTATCCCGGCCTTCGCGTCCTTCAGCTCCTCGATCGGGAGGATGCCCTTCGCAAGCTCGTCCGAAGCGCGGTCCCACAGCTCCTTCTGGATGTCCTCCAGGAGCCTCTGGACCGTCACTGTCAAATCTCCCTGCGGTACCGCCTCCTTCTTCATGCTGTGCCTCTGCACAAGAGTCACGGTGCCGTCCTTCATCTCGTTCGAGCCGAACTCGATCCTGAGCGGGACTCCCTTCCTCTCCCACTCGTAGAACTTCGCGCCGGGCCTTATGTCGCGGTCATCGACGTCCGTGCGGACACCGCATCCGAGGAGCTGCATGTTCAGGTCCCTCGCGGCCATCAGTATCTCCTCCTGCGAGCCCTTCTCCGGGATGGGCACGACTATCGCCTGGATCGGCGCTATCTTCGGCGGGAGGATCACCCCGCGGTCGTCCCCGTGTATCTCGATGACACCGCCGAGGAGCCGCTCGGAGAGCCCGAAGGTCGTCTGGTGCACGTACTTGTGCTCCCCGCTCTCGTCCTCGTACTTGATGTCGTATGCCCGCGAGAAGTTGTCCTTGTACTGGTGGATCCCGCCGTTCTGGATCGCCCTGCCCGTCGGCATGAGCGAGTCCACGGCCACCGTGTAGTCCGCACCCGCGAACTTGTCCCAGTCCGGGCGCTTCATCTTCAGGTAGGGGACGCAGAACGTCCGCGCGAGGCTGTCCATTATCTCGAGGTTCTCCTTGATCTGGTCCTCGGCCTCCTCGTACGTCGCGTGGCACGTGTGCGACTCGAAGAAGTGTATCTCCCGCACGCGGATGAACGTCCTCGTCTGCTTTGTCTCGTAGCGGTAGACCTCGACTATCTGGTACGTCTTCAGCGGGAGGTCGGCGTGCGACCTTATCCACAGGTTGAACATCGGGTACATCGCCGTCTCGCTCGTCGGCCTGAGCAGCAGGCGGACATCGAGCGGGTTGAGCCCGGCGTGCGTTATCCAGTAGACGCCCTCCTCGAAGCCCTTTATGTGCTGGGCCTCCTTGGCGAACTCCCCCTCGGGAACGAGCACGGGGAAGTGGACCTCGCCGTGGTCCGTCCTGTCAAGCTCGGCGCGGATGAACCCGTCCATGCGGGTCATGATCTTCCAGCCGTAGGGCGTCCAGACGTTCATCCCCTTTATCGGGTACCGCTTGTCGCAGATCTCCGCGTTCTGGATGACCTCGTCGTACCACTCGCTGAACTCGTCTCTCTTTCTCATGGGCTTCCCTCACAAAGCGTACGCTGTTTAAATGGATTTTGGTGCGGGTCCGAAATATGGGAGAGGTGTGGGGCTAGACCTTAGCTCCACACATGAAGCACTCTGCGTCGTCGGCTGCTAGGACCGTCCCGCAGTTGGCGCACTCCTTCATATCGGCGCCCTCCTCCTTGGCCTCCTCGGCCGCGGCGGGAGCCGCTTCGGGTTCTTCCTCGGGCGGCGGAATCTCTTCCTCCTCCTCGACCGGAGCTTCCTCTTCCTCCTCTGGCTTCTTCCTCTTCGCCAGCAGGATGATGACGAGGATCACGATGATTATGATGATGAGGAGTATCCACCAGTACTGGCTGAGGAAGTCCAGCTCCTCCTTCTCAGTCACAGTTATGGTT contains the following coding sequences:
- a CDS encoding MarC family protein — its product is MVDFALSAFAAIFAIVNPVGNLTFFVALTEGYTPELRRKVINKVILVASVTLLVFALLGNYIFMIFHTSIPAFRIAGGILLFSIAFVMLWGGRPGTKLTDRDRSEAMEQEVVGAVPLGVPMFAGPGSITTVMVFMAEASSPTLDLVKAVVIVAAILGTMAASYFLLLYSDRITKRMGRIGALAFSRIMGLILAAIAMQIILVGVFGAIELFG
- the proS gene encoding proline--tRNA ligase, coding for MRKRDEFSEWYDEVIQNAEICDKRYPIKGMNVWTPYGWKIMTRMDGFIRAELDRTDHGEVHFPVLVPEGEFAKEAQHIKGFEEGVYWITHAGLNPLDVRLLLRPTSETAMYPMFNLWIRSHADLPLKTYQIVEVYRYETKQTRTFIRVREIHFFESHTCHATYEEAEDQIKENLEIMDSLARTFCVPYLKMKRPDWDKFAGADYTVAVDSLMPTGRAIQNGGIHQYKDNFSRAYDIKYEDESGEHKYVHQTTFGLSERLLGGVIEIHGDDRGVILPPKIAPIQAIVVPIPEKGSQEEILMAARDLNMQLLGCGVRTDVDDRDIRPGAKFYEWERKGVPLRIEFGSNEMKDGTVTLVQRHSMKKEAVPQGDLTVTVQRLLEDIQKELWDRASDELAKGILPIEELKDAKAGINRMGWCGEESCGHEIEDVTGMSVLGTLYDGEEFEGDCIVCGKPAKTAAYVARTY